In the Geobacter sp. FeAm09 genome, one interval contains:
- a CDS encoding pyruvate carboxylase: MQKQKFRKVMAANRGEIAIRIFRACTELGIGTVAIYSEEDKLSLHRYKADEAYLVGKGKAPIDAYLGIEEIIALALKADVDAIHPGYGFLAENAEFAERCEANGIAFIGPTAEMQRALGDKVAARKVALAAGVPTVPGTEEPIAKEEEALRFAKEHGYPIIIKAAAGGGGRGMRVARTKKELLEGLVAAGSEAKAAFGNPAVFLERYLANPKHIEVQVLGDNFGNLVHFYERDCSIQRRHQKVVEFAPSLSLSQKTREELCDAALKIAGQVKYRNAGTVEFLLDQEGNWYFIEMNPRIQVEHTVTEMITGRNLVQDQILIACGHKLSDPEINISSQSAIDMRGYAIQCRITTEDPANNFAPDFGTLTTYRSAAGCGVRLDAGNAFTGAKITPHYDSLLVKISSWGLTFQAAAHIMNRALQEFRVRGVKTNIGFLENVVTHPVFLKGDCDTSFIEKHPELLKVREKKDRASKVLKFLGEVVVNGSPGIAKPLKSADLLEARVPETDVTAPRPSGSRDLFMTLGAEGLSKWILEQNKLLLTDTTMRDAHQSNLATRVRTYDLLRIAEPTSYLGADLFSLECWGGATFDVSMRFLREDPWQRLHKLSEQIPNILFQMLLRGSNAVGYTNYPDNVVQKFVEEAANSGIDIFRIFDSLNWTTGMRVAMEAVRKTGKICEAAICYTGDITDPKRDKYPLEYYVNMARELEAMGAHILAIKDMAGLLKPLAAYKLVRALKENIGIPVHLHTHDTSSNGSAILLKASEAGVDIVDAALSSLSGLTAQPNLNALVAALEGSERDPGVNAPGLQKLANYWETVRDYYSPFESGLKSGTAEVYHHEIPGGQYSNYKPQVAGLGLLERWDECKEMYHKVNLLFGDIVKVTPSSKVVGDMAMFLVKNNLEPADVFTSGDELAFPESVVGMFKGMLGQPYQGWPQELQRIILKGEQAITCRPGELLEPVDFDEERLKLEEKLEHGVSDKALVSNILYPHVYPEFDRHRQEYSDTSVIPTPIFFYGLEPGQETSIEIEPGKTLIIKLNAVGRVQADGTRTVYFELNGNNRSVVIRDQSATTDEAQREKADRGNPSHVGAPMPGKVLKVNVKAGDLVRSGDVLVVTEAMKMETNIKAKADARVAEVKFREGEKVEKGDLIIVMG, translated from the coding sequence ATGCAGAAACAGAAGTTCCGCAAGGTCATGGCCGCCAACCGCGGCGAGATCGCCATCCGTATCTTTCGGGCCTGTACCGAGTTGGGTATCGGCACGGTAGCCATCTATTCGGAAGAGGACAAGCTGTCGCTCCACCGCTACAAGGCCGACGAGGCCTACCTGGTGGGCAAGGGGAAGGCGCCCATCGACGCCTATCTGGGGATCGAGGAGATCATTGCCCTGGCGCTCAAGGCCGATGTGGACGCCATCCATCCCGGCTACGGCTTTCTGGCCGAGAACGCCGAGTTTGCGGAGCGGTGCGAGGCCAACGGGATCGCCTTCATCGGCCCCACGGCCGAGATGCAGCGCGCCCTGGGGGACAAGGTGGCGGCCCGCAAGGTGGCCCTTGCCGCGGGCGTGCCCACCGTGCCGGGCACCGAGGAACCCATCGCCAAAGAGGAGGAAGCCTTACGGTTTGCCAAGGAGCACGGCTACCCGATCATCATCAAGGCGGCGGCGGGCGGCGGCGGGCGCGGCATGCGCGTGGCCCGCACCAAGAAGGAACTGCTGGAGGGGCTGGTGGCCGCCGGGAGCGAGGCCAAGGCGGCCTTCGGCAATCCGGCCGTCTTCCTGGAACGCTATCTGGCCAATCCCAAGCATATCGAGGTGCAGGTGCTGGGGGATAACTTCGGCAACCTGGTGCACTTCTACGAGCGGGACTGCTCCATCCAGCGCCGCCACCAGAAGGTGGTGGAATTCGCCCCCTCCCTCTCCCTGTCCCAGAAGACCCGCGAGGAGTTGTGCGACGCGGCGCTCAAGATCGCCGGCCAGGTCAAGTACCGCAATGCCGGGACCGTGGAGTTCCTGCTGGACCAGGAGGGGAACTGGTACTTCATCGAGATGAACCCCCGCATCCAGGTGGAGCACACGGTGACCGAGATGATCACCGGCCGCAACCTGGTGCAGGACCAGATCCTGATCGCCTGCGGCCACAAGCTGTCCGACCCGGAGATCAACATTTCCAGCCAGAGCGCCATCGACATGCGCGGCTACGCCATCCAGTGCCGCATCACCACCGAAGACCCGGCCAACAACTTTGCCCCGGACTTCGGCACCCTGACCACCTACCGCTCGGCGGCCGGCTGCGGGGTGCGGCTGGATGCGGGCAACGCCTTCACCGGCGCGAAGATCACCCCCCATTACGACTCCCTGCTGGTCAAGATCAGCTCCTGGGGGCTGACCTTCCAGGCCGCGGCCCACATCATGAACCGCGCCCTGCAGGAGTTCCGCGTCCGGGGCGTCAAGACCAATATCGGTTTCCTGGAGAACGTCGTCACCCACCCGGTCTTTCTCAAGGGGGATTGCGACACCTCGTTCATCGAGAAACATCCGGAACTGCTCAAGGTCCGGGAGAAAAAGGACCGGGCCAGCAAGGTGCTCAAATTCCTGGGTGAGGTGGTCGTCAACGGTTCGCCCGGCATCGCCAAGCCGCTCAAGTCGGCTGACCTGCTGGAGGCGCGGGTGCCGGAAACCGACGTGACCGCGCCCCGTCCGTCCGGTTCCCGCGACCTGTTCATGACACTGGGGGCCGAGGGGCTTTCCAAGTGGATCCTGGAGCAGAACAAGCTGCTTCTGACCGACACGACCATGCGTGACGCCCACCAGTCCAACCTGGCCACCCGCGTGCGCACCTACGACCTGCTCAGGATCGCCGAACCGACCTCCTACCTGGGGGCCGACCTGTTCTCCCTCGAATGCTGGGGCGGGGCCACCTTCGACGTCTCCATGCGCTTCCTCAGGGAGGACCCCTGGCAGCGGCTGCACAAGCTCTCCGAGCAGATCCCCAACATCCTGTTCCAGATGCTCCTGCGCGGCTCCAACGCCGTGGGCTACACCAACTACCCGGACAACGTGGTGCAGAAGTTCGTGGAGGAGGCCGCCAACTCGGGCATCGACATCTTCCGCATCTTCGACTCCCTCAACTGGACCACCGGCATGCGGGTGGCCATGGAGGCGGTGCGCAAGACCGGCAAGATCTGCGAGGCCGCCATCTGCTACACCGGCGACATCACCGACCCCAAACGGGACAAGTATCCCCTGGAATACTATGTGAACATGGCCAGGGAACTGGAAGCCATGGGCGCCCATATCCTGGCCATCAAGGACATGGCCGGCCTGCTCAAGCCGCTGGCCGCCTACAAACTGGTCAGGGCGCTCAAGGAGAACATCGGCATCCCGGTCCACCTCCACACCCACGATACCTCCAGCAACGGCAGCGCCATCCTGCTCAAGGCCAGCGAGGCCGGGGTGGATATCGTCGATGCGGCCCTGTCGTCCCTCTCGGGGCTTACGGCCCAGCCCAACCTGAACGCCCTGGTGGCGGCCCTGGAGGGGAGCGAACGCGATCCCGGGGTCAACGCCCCCGGCCTGCAGAAGTTGGCCAACTACTGGGAAACGGTGCGCGACTACTACTCCCCCTTCGAGTCCGGCCTCAAGTCCGGCACGGCCGAGGTCTACCACCACGAGATACCGGGCGGCCAGTACTCCAACTACAAGCCGCAGGTGGCCGGCCTGGGGCTTCTGGAGCGCTGGGACGAGTGCAAGGAGATGTACCACAAGGTCAACCTCCTGTTCGGCGACATCGTCAAGGTCACCCCCTCGTCCAAGGTGGTGGGGGACATGGCCATGTTCCTGGTCAAGAACAACCTGGAACCGGCGGATGTCTTCACCTCGGGGGATGAACTGGCCTTCCCGGAATCGGTGGTGGGCATGTTCAAGGGGATGCTGGGGCAGCCCTACCAGGGGTGGCCCCAGGAGCTGCAGCGGATCATCCTGAAGGGGGAGCAAGCCATTACCTGCCGTCCCGGCGAGTTGCTGGAGCCGGTGGATTTCGACGAGGAACGGCTCAAGCTGGAGGAAAAGCTGGAGCACGGGGTCAGCGACAAGGCGCTGGTGTCCAATATCCTCTACCCCCACGTGTATCCCGAATTCGACCGCCACCGCCAGGAGTACTCGGACACCTCGGTCATCCCCACGCCGATCTTCTTTTACGGCCTGGAACCGGGGCAGGAAACCTCCATCGAGATCGAACCGGGCAAGACCCTGATCATCAAGCTCAATGCCGTGGGGCGCGTCCAGGCCGACGGCACCCGCACCGTGTACTTCGAGTTGAACGGCAACAACCGCTCGGTGGTCATCCGCGACCAGTCGGCCACGACCGACGAAGCACAGCGCGAGAAGGCCGACAGGGGCAACCCCAGCCACGTGGGCGCCCCCATGCCGGGCAAGGTGCTCAAGGTCAACGTCAAGGCCGGCGACCTGGTCAGGAGCGGTGACGTGCTGGTGGTGACCGAGGCCATGAAGATGGAGACCAACATCAAGGCCAAGGCCGATGCCCGGGTGGCCGAGGTGAAGTTCAGGGAAGGGGAGAAGGTTGAGAAGGGGGACCTGATCATCGTCATGGGCTGA
- a CDS encoding DUF2231 domain-containing protein, with the protein MTDDQKKKIPHLHPICVHFPQALFPAAFAAAVAYLALGIREFEVGAYICVLFGLLSVPAATLSGIIDWKLRFKGAMTRVFKIKIAGSALLVALALPAVLLRAYHPDLLLHPFQGAGLGYLLLLAACAADCTVLGFYGGRLVFH; encoded by the coding sequence ATGACCGACGACCAGAAAAAGAAGATTCCGCACCTGCACCCCATATGCGTGCATTTTCCCCAAGCCCTCTTCCCGGCCGCCTTTGCCGCGGCGGTGGCCTACCTGGCTTTGGGGATCCGCGAGTTCGAGGTCGGCGCCTATATATGCGTCCTTTTCGGCCTGTTGTCCGTGCCGGCGGCGACCCTGAGCGGGATCATCGACTGGAAGCTCCGTTTCAAGGGGGCCATGACCCGGGTGTTCAAGATCAAGATAGCCGGCTCGGCGCTGCTGGTTGCCCTGGCCCTGCCGGCGGTGCTGTTGCGCGCGTATCACCCCGACCTGCTCCTGCACCCCTTCCAGGGGGCCGGCCTTGGGTACCTGCTCCTGCTGGCCGCCTGTGCCGCGGATTGCACCGTCCTCGGATTTTATGGCGGCAGGCTGGTGTTTCACTGA
- a CDS encoding VF530 family DNA-binding protein, protein MAASCNDPLHGITLKTMLTELVAHYGWAELGNRIPIRCFTHEPSMGSSLKFLRKTPWARDKVDELYLRWKLEEP, encoded by the coding sequence ATGGCAGCGTCCTGCAACGACCCGCTGCACGGCATTACTTTAAAGACGATGCTGACCGAACTGGTGGCTCATTACGGCTGGGCGGAGTTGGGGAACCGCATCCCCATCAGATGTTTCACCCATGAGCCGAGTATGGGGTCCAGCCTGAAGTTCTTGCGCAAGACCCCGTGGGCCCGGGACAAGGTGGATGAATTGTATCTGCGCTGGAAGCTGGAGGAGCCGTAA
- a CDS encoding response regulator, producing MPDDQPQISVLYVEDEQSAREILCSVFESKYRFTRLDAAENGEQGVALFKEHRHDIVITDISMPVMDGVEMAAAIRDIAPETVIIVLTAHSGTRYLLDSIELGISNYVLKPVNYEKLFAAIDKSIAMISLKRQVASQHRFIRRLSRAVEQSPSTVLITDGRGQIEYANPKFFELTGYSPQEVMGKNPRILKSGVMSPAFYGGLWCTISSGNEWRGEFLNRKKNGEFYWESAAISPVMDDTGAITNYVAVKEDITARKRAEEKIEALNAALADRARELESANVDLEAFNYTVSHDLRSPLTIIGSYSQLLLDKCGANLDEQGEKIVGIISRTARQMEALLSALMAFSRLSHQAITRETVDLTAIASGVRAELRMQEPDRHTGFCIQEGVTCCADRQLMHIVLSNLMGNAWKYTALTDEPRIEFGMSAADGKPVYFVRDNGVGFDMAKADRMFGTFQRLHDDDAFEGFGIGLATVQRIIDRHQGRIWAQGEPGKGATFFFSL from the coding sequence ATGCCGGACGACCAGCCGCAGATTTCCGTCCTCTATGTTGAGGACGAACAGAGCGCCCGGGAAATCCTCTGCTCGGTATTTGAAAGCAAGTACCGTTTCACGCGCCTCGATGCGGCCGAGAACGGTGAGCAGGGGGTGGCGCTCTTCAAGGAGCATCGCCACGACATCGTCATTACGGACATCAGCATGCCGGTCATGGATGGCGTTGAAATGGCTGCCGCCATACGGGACATCGCCCCGGAGACGGTCATCATCGTCCTGACGGCCCACAGCGGGACGAGATACCTTCTGGACTCCATCGAACTGGGCATAAGCAATTACGTCCTCAAACCGGTCAATTACGAAAAGCTCTTTGCCGCCATCGACAAGAGCATCGCCATGATCTCGCTGAAGCGGCAGGTGGCCTCCCAGCACCGTTTTATCCGCAGACTCTCCCGTGCCGTCGAGCAGAGCCCCAGTACGGTATTGATAACCGACGGGCGCGGACAGATCGAATATGCCAACCCCAAGTTTTTCGAGCTCACCGGCTACTCCCCCCAGGAGGTCATGGGGAAGAACCCGCGCATCCTCAAATCGGGGGTCATGTCGCCCGCCTTTTACGGCGGCCTGTGGTGTACCATCTCTTCGGGGAATGAGTGGCGCGGCGAATTCCTGAACCGGAAAAAGAACGGGGAGTTCTACTGGGAGTCCGCCGCCATCTCTCCGGTCATGGACGATACCGGTGCCATTACCAACTACGTTGCCGTAAAGGAAGACATAACCGCCCGCAAGCGTGCCGAGGAAAAGATCGAAGCCCTCAACGCCGCGCTGGCGGACCGCGCCCGGGAGCTGGAATCCGCCAATGTGGACCTGGAGGCTTTCAATTACACGGTTTCCCATGATTTGCGCAGTCCGTTGACCATTATCGGCAGCTACAGCCAGTTGCTTCTGGACAAGTGCGGCGCAAACCTGGACGAGCAGGGCGAAAAGATCGTGGGGATCATCAGCCGTACGGCACGACAGATGGAGGCGCTCTTGTCGGCCCTCATGGCGTTTTCCCGGTTGTCGCACCAGGCCATCACCAGGGAAACGGTGGATCTCACGGCCATTGCATCCGGCGTCAGGGCTGAATTGCGCATGCAGGAGCCGGACCGGCACACCGGGTTTTGCATCCAGGAGGGGGTTACGTGCTGCGCCGACCGGCAGCTGATGCACATCGTCCTGAGCAACCTCATGGGCAACGCCTGGAAATACACCGCCCTCACGGACGAGCCGCGGATAGAGTTCGGTATGTCCGCCGCCGATGGGAAACCGGTGTATTTTGTCCGGGATAACGGCGTCGGATTCGATATGGCCAAGGCCGACCGGATGTTTGGAACCTTCCAGCGCCTGCACGACGACGATGCGTTCGAAGGGTTCGGCATCGGACTCGCCACTGTGCAGCGCATCATCGACCGGCACCAGGGGCGCATCTGGGCCCAGGGGGAACCGGGTAAAGGCGCTACGTTCTTCTTTTCACTCTGA
- the xerD gene encoding site-specific tyrosine recombinase XerD, with the protein MNDYLDLFINYLAVEKGLSGNTQEAYSRDLARYLDFLEKRGTVSPDSVKATDIALFLGRLKDRGIGPRSRARCLSAIRMFHKFLMVENYAETNPTSTIEAPRILHKLPEFLTTQEVDALFAACAGTSAENVRDLAMLELLYATGLRVSELVGLKLREVNLDSGYLMTVGKGNKERLVPIGESARDRVGAYLAAVRAKLDPPGANPFLFLSRLGADMSRQAFWNIVKKRASMAGIRKNISPHTLRHSFATHLLENGADLRSVQIMLGHADLSTTQIYTHVTRERLKRLHQQIHPRG; encoded by the coding sequence ATGAACGACTACCTCGATCTGTTCATAAACTACCTGGCCGTGGAAAAGGGGCTCTCCGGCAACACCCAGGAGGCCTACAGCCGGGACTTGGCGCGCTACCTGGATTTCCTCGAAAAGCGGGGGACCGTGTCTCCCGACAGTGTGAAAGCCACGGATATCGCCCTGTTCCTGGGGCGGCTGAAAGACCGGGGGATCGGCCCGCGCAGCCGGGCCCGCTGCCTGTCGGCCATCCGCATGTTCCACAAGTTCCTCATGGTGGAAAACTACGCCGAAACCAATCCGACCTCGACCATCGAGGCGCCCCGCATCCTGCACAAACTGCCGGAATTCCTCACGACCCAGGAGGTGGACGCCCTGTTCGCGGCTTGTGCCGGCACGTCGGCCGAAAACGTCCGCGACCTGGCCATGCTGGAACTGCTCTACGCCACCGGCCTGCGGGTTTCGGAACTGGTCGGCCTCAAACTGCGCGAGGTCAACCTGGACTCGGGCTACCTGATGACGGTGGGGAAGGGGAACAAGGAACGCCTGGTGCCCATCGGCGAGTCGGCCCGGGACAGGGTCGGGGCGTATCTTGCGGCGGTACGCGCCAAGCTCGACCCCCCGGGGGCGAATCCCTTTCTCTTCCTTTCCCGCCTGGGGGCGGACATGAGCCGCCAGGCGTTCTGGAACATCGTCAAGAAACGGGCCTCGATGGCCGGTATCCGCAAAAACATCTCCCCCCACACCCTGCGGCACTCCTTTGCCACCCATCTGCTGGAAAACGGCGCCGACCTGCGCAGCGTGCAGATCATGCTGGGGCATGCCGACCTCTCCACCACCCAGATCTACACCCACGTCACCCGGGAGCGGCTGAAACGGCTGCACCAGCAGATCCATCCCCGGGGGTAA
- the glnD gene encoding [protein-PII] uridylyltransferase has protein sequence MQFFIDPYFPDDINAVGDAGMAGFEEKRPLYFSGCKNFLGHYREEIKKLHDGGASGSEVAHLICDMMDELNNKLFQSILYDADGGSMMEHITLVAVGGYGRGELNPFSDIDIMFLHDGSMPAARVEDVAQKMLYFLWDMRLDVGYSVRQISDCVEMAAADSTVKTALIDARYLSGTRQLFDNLSKVILTQIMTKSSDKFIKEKMADMKSRREKYGSTVYLLEPNLKEGEGGLRDLQTAMWAARVKYKFASPKELIIKGILTEEELDTYYAALDYLWRIRNELHYFNGRKNDQLTFDAQVHLARFMGYQDHGKVLAVEDFMRDYYRHANRVEHFASSLVSQCIWRDEGALKILGYFVRRPVGDGCFVLKGELIVPDETVAEKNPVVLMRIFELAQKHGVALNVRVKALVRKSLHLVNDKFRRNRDVNQSFLAILRSPKGVAETLRSMHHLEFLNRYIPELEHIYCKVQHDIYHIYTVDIHTLFAVEEAEKMLTGQSRDLIPFPCEVASQIGKRELLLLAVLFHDIGKGEGGGHSEKGAAMIPTIARRMGLSKEGTERLVFLVRQHLLFAHISQRRDLHDERMVVQFARQMETSENLKMLYLLTIADVRAVGSDVWTSWKALLFQELYEKAFNVLERGDFHLEASSERVKGVIKKVTELLQDDFPVATVREELKAMPVRLLLSNDLALISGHARLLLGLETNDMLMKVVHQQESGYSEFTICTHDMPGLFSRITGVMAANGVNILGAQINTSRNGKVLDILQVNSPQGMVITDEQRWHKVKDDMRLALHGDVSVAELVENRQRPSLLTARPIPRFPTRVEIDNEVSEDYTVIDIYTHDKVGLLYLITSTLTHLGLYIGVSKISTKVDQVADVFYVRDIFGQKIVAEEKLQEIIPHLIRAIDEWV, from the coding sequence ATGCAATTCTTTATCGACCCTTACTTCCCCGATGACATAAACGCCGTTGGCGATGCAGGCATGGCCGGATTCGAAGAGAAACGGCCGTTGTATTTTTCCGGCTGCAAGAATTTTCTCGGCCACTACCGCGAGGAGATCAAAAAACTGCACGACGGGGGGGCGTCGGGCAGCGAGGTGGCCCATCTGATCTGCGACATGATGGACGAACTGAACAACAAGCTCTTCCAGAGCATCCTGTACGACGCGGATGGCGGCAGCATGATGGAACACATCACCCTGGTGGCGGTGGGGGGGTATGGCCGCGGCGAACTGAATCCCTTCTCCGATATCGACATCATGTTTCTGCACGACGGCAGCATGCCGGCGGCACGCGTGGAGGACGTGGCCCAGAAGATGCTGTATTTCCTCTGGGACATGCGCCTGGATGTGGGCTATTCGGTGCGGCAGATCTCCGATTGCGTCGAGATGGCCGCCGCGGACAGCACGGTCAAGACCGCCCTGATCGACGCCCGCTACTTAAGCGGCACCCGGCAGTTGTTCGATAACCTTTCCAAGGTGATCCTGACCCAGATCATGACCAAATCCAGCGACAAGTTCATCAAGGAAAAGATGGCCGACATGAAGAGCCGCCGGGAGAAGTACGGCTCGACCGTCTACCTGCTGGAGCCCAACCTGAAGGAAGGCGAGGGGGGATTGCGCGACCTGCAGACCGCCATGTGGGCGGCGCGGGTCAAATACAAGTTCGCCAGTCCCAAGGAGCTGATCATCAAGGGGATACTGACGGAAGAGGAACTGGACACCTACTACGCCGCCCTCGACTATCTCTGGCGCATCCGCAACGAACTGCACTATTTCAACGGCCGCAAGAACGACCAGCTCACCTTTGACGCCCAGGTGCACCTGGCCCGTTTCATGGGCTACCAGGACCACGGCAAGGTGCTTGCGGTGGAAGATTTCATGCGGGACTACTACCGCCACGCCAACCGGGTCGAACACTTCGCCTCAAGCCTGGTGTCCCAATGCATCTGGCGCGACGAGGGCGCCCTGAAGATCCTCGGCTACTTCGTGCGCCGCCCGGTGGGGGACGGCTGTTTCGTGCTCAAGGGGGAGTTGATCGTCCCGGACGAGACGGTGGCGGAGAAAAACCCGGTCGTCCTGATGCGCATCTTCGAACTGGCCCAAAAGCACGGCGTCGCCCTGAACGTCCGCGTCAAGGCCCTGGTCCGCAAGAGCCTGCACCTGGTCAACGACAAGTTCCGCCGCAACCGCGACGTGAACCAGTCGTTCCTGGCGATCCTCCGCTCGCCCAAGGGGGTGGCCGAAACCCTGCGGAGCATGCACCACCTGGAGTTCCTCAACCGCTACATCCCCGAACTGGAACATATCTACTGCAAGGTGCAGCACGACATCTATCATATCTATACCGTGGACATCCACACCCTGTTTGCCGTGGAAGAGGCCGAGAAGATGCTGACCGGCCAGTCGAGGGACCTGATCCCCTTCCCGTGCGAGGTGGCCTCCCAGATCGGCAAGCGCGAGCTCTTGCTGTTGGCGGTGCTGTTTCACGACATCGGCAAGGGGGAAGGGGGGGGGCACTCCGAAAAGGGGGCGGCCATGATCCCCACCATCGCCCGGCGCATGGGGCTTTCCAAGGAGGGCACCGAGCGGCTGGTGTTCCTGGTGCGCCAGCACCTGCTGTTCGCCCACATCTCCCAGCGCCGCGACCTGCACGACGAGCGGATGGTGGTCCAGTTCGCGCGCCAGATGGAAACCAGCGAGAATCTGAAAATGCTCTATCTGCTGACCATTGCCGACGTCAGGGCGGTGGGCTCGGATGTGTGGACCAGTTGGAAGGCGCTTTTGTTCCAGGAGTTGTACGAAAAGGCCTTCAACGTTCTGGAACGGGGCGATTTCCACCTGGAGGCCAGCAGCGAGCGGGTCAAGGGGGTCATCAAGAAGGTCACGGAACTGTTGCAGGACGATTTTCCGGTGGCGACGGTCCGGGAGGAACTCAAGGCCATGCCGGTCCGGCTGCTGCTCTCCAACGACCTGGCCCTGATCTCCGGCCATGCCCGGCTGCTGCTCGGCCTGGAAACGAACGACATGCTCATGAAGGTCGTCCATCAGCAGGAGAGCGGCTATTCCGAGTTCACCATCTGCACCCACGACATGCCGGGCCTCTTTTCGCGCATCACCGGCGTCATGGCAGCCAACGGCGTCAACATCCTGGGGGCCCAGATCAACACCAGCCGCAACGGCAAGGTGCTGGACATACTCCAGGTCAATTCGCCCCAAGGCATGGTCATTACCGACGAACAGCGCTGGCACAAGGTTAAGGACGACATGCGCCTGGCCCTTCATGGCGACGTCAGCGTGGCGGAGCTTGTGGAGAACCGCCAGCGCCCCTCGCTCCTCACCGCCCGTCCCATTCCCCGTTTTCCGACCCGCGTGGAGATCGACAACGAGGTGTCGGAAGACTATACGGTCATCGATATCTACACCCATGACAAGGTCGGGCTGCTCTACCTGATCACCAGCACCCTGACCCATCTGGGGCTCTACATCGGCGTCTCCAAGATCTCCACCAAGGTTGACCAGGTGGCCGACGTCTTTTATGTGCGGGATATTTTCGGCCAGAAGATCGTAGCGGAAGAAAAGCTGCAGGAGATCATACCGCACCTGATACGGGCCATCGACGAATGGGTCTGA
- a CDS encoding ADP-ribosylglycohydrolase family protein, translating to MDSEKKSNNQDVSLAGRIAGAVWGQFVGDAFCLGSHWIYDLNELERFFPGGPQGFDPPAEGHYHFGKEPGELTHYGDAALLLLRSLLERDGFDAADFGSRFVAMMECPAYKGYRDHAAKGTLENYRAFREAHPDAAYSFQEGADDDQPATISRLAPLAAHYFRSGDYLLQVERATRVCQNNDRAVAYLKAHAVILRELFLGRPLAEAFERAAQRAGTEGDLGAEVSRKITDAVASRSQPVRTVTARFGQSCPLASSFPAAVHCALHHAGDFSGALKATAAAGGDSAGRAAMVGAWLGASLGVSAIPGEWRLRLKAHAEIENGVGRLMRVE from the coding sequence ATGGATAGTGAAAAAAAATCGAACAATCAAGATGTTTCCCTTGCCGGCCGCATCGCCGGGGCGGTGTGGGGGCAGTTTGTGGGAGACGCCTTTTGCCTCGGGAGTCACTGGATTTACGACCTGAACGAACTGGAGCGCTTTTTTCCCGGCGGGCCGCAGGGCTTTGACCCGCCGGCAGAAGGGCACTACCACTTCGGCAAGGAGCCGGGGGAACTGACCCACTACGGCGACGCCGCGCTGCTGCTGCTCCGGTCGCTTTTGGAGCGGGACGGCTTCGATGCCGCAGATTTCGGGAGCCGCTTCGTGGCCATGATGGAATGCCCCGCCTACAAGGGGTACCGGGACCATGCCGCCAAGGGGACCCTGGAAAACTACCGGGCATTCCGGGAGGCCCATCCCGATGCGGCCTACAGTTTCCAGGAAGGGGCCGACGACGACCAGCCGGCCACCATCAGCCGCTTGGCGCCCCTGGCGGCGCATTATTTCCGCAGCGGCGATTACCTGCTTCAGGTGGAACGGGCCACGCGGGTCTGCCAGAATAACGACCGGGCCGTGGCCTACCTCAAGGCCCATGCCGTGATCCTGCGCGAGCTGTTCCTGGGCCGCCCCCTGGCGGAGGCTTTCGAAAGGGCGGCGCAGCGGGCCGGGACGGAGGGGGACTTGGGCGCGGAAGTGAGCCGGAAGATCACGGACGCAGTCGCATCCCGCAGCCAGCCGGTGCGTACGGTAACGGCCCGGTTCGGCCAGTCGTGCCCCCTGGCCAGCAGCTTTCCGGCGGCCGTCCACTGTGCCCTGCACCATGCCGGCGATTTCAGCGGCGCGCTGAAAGCAACGGCGGCGGCGGGCGGCGACAGCGCCGGCCGGGCGGCTATGGTCGGCGCCTGGCTGGGCGCGTCCCTGGGCGTTTCCGCCATCCCCGGCGAGTGGCGCCTGCGCCTTAAGGCCCACGCCGAGATCGAGAACGGCGTCGGCCGTTTGATGCGGGTGGAGTGA